The genomic DNA TCCGGTCGACGATTTCGTCGAGTCGTTGTTGCGATAGCAATTGAGTCACGGGGATGCCGCCGACGCTGGTGCAGCTGGGGATTGGGACCATCGTGTCGCCGTGGCCGCCCATCAGCATCGCGCTGATGTCTTCGACGCTGACACCCAATTCCATCGCCAGGAACGCGCGATAACGTGCGGTGTCCAATACGCCAGCTTGGCCAACGACCTTGTTGGGGGCGAAACCGGTGACCTTCAACATCTGTTGAACCATCGCGTCCAACGGATTGCTGACGACGATCACAACCGCGTTGGGGCTGGTCGCTTTGATCTGTTCGCCAACGCTCGAAACGATCTTGGCGTTGGTCGCCAACAGATCGTCGCGGCTCATTCCCGGCTTCCGTGGAATGCCTGCGGTGACGACGATCACGTCGCTGTCGCGCGAATCTTCGTAGCTGGTGGTGCCGACGAGATTGCTATCGAATCCCATGATGGGCGAAGCTTGCATCAGGTCCAAGGCCTTCCCCTTGGGCATGTCTTCGGCGGCGGGAATATCGAGCAAAACGATATCGCCCAGTTCGGCCGCAGCACACCAATGGGCACAGGTGGCGCCGACGTTTCCGGCTCCGATGATCGTAATTTTAGCTCTTTTCATGACTAACTTTCTGAAGGGGTAAGAGGATTCAATATCAGTAGCCCCAAGGGGCCGTTTGTCCGTTGGCCGCCGATTATACCGCGCGTTGCGAATGTGTGGCACGGCACAGCAGAAAGCCATTTGCCACCGCAGTTTTCAGCCTGCGACCGCAAGGATCCTTGGCTTTCGACGCGGGGGGGCGCAGCGCGATCGGGCTCTCGCCGCCAATATTTTGCGAGGCCTGCAATTGCTAGCAATCGCGCGGTGCCTGCAGCAGAGCAATCGCACCGCGCGAACGGTTCAGTCCATGCCCGATCAAGACTGCCGGTCGTCGTCGAGGTTGGGGATGACATCGGGGAGCATGCGATCCCGCTTGGCTCGCATCTGGCGATCGGTTCGAGCCGCTTTGGTGAGATAGGCGATTGTGGCAAGCAGTCCCGCCAGGAAGACGATCGCGATCATCCAACCGATTCGGGCGAGGCTGGCCTTGGCCGTTCCGGCTGGCTTGATG from Rosistilla oblonga includes the following:
- the mdh gene encoding malate dehydrogenase, with the protein product MKRAKITIIGAGNVGATCAHWCAAAELGDIVLLDIPAAEDMPKGKALDLMQASPIMGFDSNLVGTTSYEDSRDSDVIVVTAGIPRKPGMSRDDLLATNAKIVSSVGEQIKATSPNAVVIVVSNPLDAMVQQMLKVTGFAPNKVVGQAGVLDTARYRAFLAMELGVSVEDISAMLMGGHGDTMVPIPSCTSVGGIPVTQLLSQQRLDEIVDRTRKGGAEIVSLLKTGSAYYAPAAACTQMVEAIVKDKKRLIPCAAYCDTEYGVGGFYVGVPCVLGTDGVEKIVELKLTDEEKSNFQKSVEAVKSLVATMDGLLSA